One segment of Fibrobacter sp. UWR3 DNA contains the following:
- a CDS encoding formylglycine-generating enzyme family protein codes for MTRGNLYKLTLASVAISFLLMFSACTASGEPEEIAPTAPKSDSGTASSSSGTESSSSESGNGGERDSSIYNLLRWVEFQGGKAKVNSAEFSFSAYSVSATEVTQAAYAEAMGGMPDQPKDAPENPVVNVSWFDAVLFCNELSKSMGLDTAYVYSSVGDKNYLQALEIDYGVEAFRLATEIEWEIAAHGGTNTMFYWGTDKASDYVYYGQTSGPTRVGSYPPNPYGLYDMAGNVAEWVNDWYGAFPTKAMDNYTGATSGTARVVRGGGWSDPIKDCAPDVREKKDPLYTAPTLGFRVVYSRGLL; via the coding sequence ATGACCCGCGGAAATTTATACAAACTAACGCTTGCAAGCGTGGCTATCTCGTTCCTGCTCATGTTCTCTGCCTGCACGGCAAGCGGCGAACCCGAAGAGATTGCCCCGACGGCCCCGAAGTCCGATTCGGGAACGGCGAGTTCTTCTTCTGGCACTGAATCTTCCAGTAGTGAATCCGGGAATGGCGGGGAACGCGATTCTTCTATCTACAATCTTCTGCGTTGGGTTGAATTCCAGGGCGGGAAGGCGAAGGTCAATTCTGCCGAGTTCTCTTTCAGTGCGTATTCCGTTTCGGCGACGGAAGTGACGCAGGCGGCATATGCAGAGGCGATGGGCGGCATGCCTGACCAGCCAAAGGATGCCCCCGAGAACCCCGTGGTGAATGTTTCCTGGTTCGATGCGGTACTCTTTTGCAATGAACTTTCCAAGAGCATGGGGCTCGATACGGCCTACGTCTATTCTTCCGTGGGCGACAAGAATTACCTGCAGGCTCTCGAAATCGATTACGGGGTGGAAGCATTCCGTCTTGCCACAGAAATCGAGTGGGAAATCGCTGCGCATGGCGGTACGAATACGATGTTCTACTGGGGTACGGACAAGGCCTCGGACTACGTGTATTACGGACAAACTTCTGGCCCCACGAGGGTAGGGAGCTATCCGCCGAATCCTTACGGCCTGTACGACATGGCGGGTAACGTCGCCGAATGGGTAAACGACTGGTACGGCGCATTCCCGACGAAGGCCATGGACAATTACACGGGTGCCACTTCGGGTACGGCTCGCGTGGTGCGCGGTGGCGGCTGGAGCGACCCCATCAAGGACTGCGCTCCGGATGTCCGCGAAAAGAAGGACCCGCTCTATACGGCTCCGACGCTTGGGTTCCGCGTGGTTTATTCCCGCGGACTGCTCTAA
- a CDS encoding PASTA domain-containing protein translates to MNKLKSIINKLLTWFKTSPIVKAVIVWIVGLAVLAFVVDKIALPIFSGHFAKTGIVPNLEGLEASAVEKALDSAGFKYEWLEEGRYSAQVPAGMVLVQMPAAGRTAKLGRTVKLTRSLGVREVEIPDLRGKSQKQAEISLTRAGLVQGEIVKGAHASIPRGVVIRTEPMAGNKVRMGDTVKVVISAGVTTGKVMLPSFEGEIMDNVYPKLEKLGFRVGKIKRVKGENGEMSGTVLETAPKEGDYLKPDTKIDFVIVD, encoded by the coding sequence ATGAATAAACTAAAATCCATTATAAACAAGTTGTTGACCTGGTTCAAGACGTCGCCTATCGTGAAGGCGGTAATAGTCTGGATTGTGGGCCTGGCCGTGCTCGCCTTTGTTGTCGACAAGATTGCGTTGCCTATATTCTCCGGGCATTTCGCAAAGACGGGCATAGTGCCGAACCTGGAAGGGCTTGAGGCCTCTGCAGTGGAAAAGGCGCTCGACTCCGCCGGATTCAAGTACGAATGGCTCGAGGAGGGCCGCTACAGCGCACAGGTGCCTGCGGGCATGGTGCTCGTGCAGATGCCTGCCGCGGGCCGTACCGCAAAGCTCGGCCGCACGGTAAAGCTCACCAGGAGCCTCGGCGTGCGCGAGGTGGAAATTCCCGACCTGCGCGGCAAGAGCCAGAAGCAGGCCGAAATCTCGCTTACCCGTGCCGGCCTCGTGCAGGGCGAAATCGTGAAGGGCGCCCATGCGAGTATCCCCCGCGGGGTAGTTATCCGCACGGAACCGATGGCGGGTAACAAGGTCCGTATGGGCGATACGGTGAAGGTCGTTATTTCTGCGGGTGTAACCACCGGCAAGGTGATGCTTCCTTCGTTCGAAGGCGAAATAATGGATAACGTTTACCCGAAACTCGAAAAGCTCGGGTTCCGCGTGGGTAAGATCAAGCGCGTGAAGGGCGAAAACGGCGAGATGTCGGGCACGGTCCTCGAGACCGCTCCGAAGGAAGGCGACTACCTGAAGCCCGACACGAAAATCGATTTCGTCATTGTGGACTAA
- a CDS encoding LytTR family DNA-binding domain-containing protein, whose translation MKARTLIVDDEPLARVRMRSLLEKYSEDLEIIDEAGSGAQAISKINELTPDVVFLDIQMPDMDAFEVLKNVDEDVMPLIVFTTAYENFALRAYEENTVDYLLKPVDPERLEATMEKLRKRLPDIEATNQMPADFSWEKFRSLMAMGDQYLQRIQVKIGDRILLVNVDEIIRFHSEEKYTTVYTPTNQYIIDTPLVDLEKKLDPRQFVRVHRAHLVAIDYIAEIRKSDMSRLNVVLRDKDRTQILVSRNFVKSVRNL comes from the coding sequence ATGAAGGCAAGGACGCTGATTGTTGACGACGAACCGCTCGCCCGCGTGCGCATGCGTTCGCTCCTGGAAAAGTATTCCGAGGACCTCGAGATTATCGACGAGGCAGGCTCGGGCGCCCAGGCGATTTCGAAGATAAACGAGCTCACTCCGGACGTGGTGTTTCTCGATATCCAGATGCCCGACATGGATGCCTTCGAGGTGCTGAAGAACGTGGACGAGGACGTGATGCCGCTCATCGTGTTCACTACCGCGTACGAGAACTTTGCACTCCGCGCCTACGAGGAGAATACGGTGGATTACTTGCTGAAGCCGGTAGACCCCGAACGCCTCGAGGCGACGATGGAAAAGTTGCGCAAGCGCCTGCCCGATATCGAGGCGACGAACCAGATGCCCGCGGATTTCTCGTGGGAAAAGTTCCGCTCCCTCATGGCGATGGGCGACCAGTACCTGCAGCGCATCCAGGTGAAGATCGGTGACCGTATCTTGCTTGTGAACGTGGACGAGATTATTCGCTTCCACAGCGAGGAGAAGTACACGACCGTCTATACGCCGACGAACCAGTACATCATAGACACTCCGCTCGTGGATCTCGAGAAGAAGCTCGACCCGCGCCAGTTCGTGCGTGTGCACCGTGCACATCTCGTGGCCATCGACTACATCGCCGAAATCCGCAAGTCGGACATGAGCCGCCTGAATGTGGTGCTGCGCGACAAGGACCGCACGCAGATTCTGGTGAGCCGCAACTTCGTGAAGTCCGTACGCAATCTCTAG
- a CDS encoding Ig-like domain-containing domain, producing MKKSRPAYVYALALVLACIGFWACATQVAPGGGPEDKLPPRIAAVYPAPNTTNHPEELYVKLEFDEWVNASIPRSAVSISPPIEGKMKFEVSGKTVVLTSRATLDTGTTYTVTFASGIKDLHGNALAKPFNVVFSTGDHIDSLTLSGRVLVNDSMTRKKTYPSIGLFLMGAEREGRRYLEKYRDTATKVLDTLPLLTKEPPLFMTRADSVGSFTLTGLKPGRYRVVAFVDVNGNQKIEPAQELAGVWVKDLELTEETKDTLWVALADQDTSLLELESVSQPFAHVLEANFSRPVFFDSAFADTANCTLTYPDGSTVHPRYVYMGASSNKPQFYFDSIPAPELTYKFACKYAKDSLSRKLDTLRDEVEWNWVEKASDTLDPVVAKTSLRSMTKSAFPGDTLVVAYNKPLDSLKETFHVAINKDTVKVNMKRLDAIRFMAVPAEPWPTDAAVDFLMGYMDTTLAKADSNGVRDTVIELKYKKLVRFETVPKIKLASLKGTLKNANPGVTVRLASVDTKKYFYTKCDHGGKFAFDNLMEGKYFIDYYYAEEGRLTPDGGSLSPFRYGKPWRAPTDTVHVANGENDIAKLLPDMPALP from the coding sequence ATGAAGAAGAGCCGCCCCGCATACGTCTACGCCCTTGCATTGGTGCTTGCATGCATCGGCTTTTGGGCGTGCGCGACGCAGGTGGCGCCGGGCGGCGGGCCCGAAGACAAGTTGCCTCCCCGCATTGCGGCGGTTTACCCGGCCCCGAATACGACGAACCATCCCGAAGAACTCTACGTGAAGCTGGAATTTGACGAGTGGGTGAACGCGTCTATCCCGCGCAGCGCCGTATCGATTTCTCCGCCTATCGAGGGAAAGATGAAGTTCGAGGTGAGCGGGAAGACGGTGGTGCTCACTTCGCGTGCCACGCTCGATACGGGAACGACGTACACGGTTACGTTCGCGAGCGGCATCAAGGACCTGCACGGCAACGCGCTTGCAAAGCCGTTCAACGTGGTGTTTTCTACGGGCGACCATATCGACTCGCTCACTCTTTCGGGCCGCGTGCTGGTGAACGATTCCATGACGCGCAAGAAGACTTACCCGAGCATAGGGCTGTTCCTGATGGGCGCGGAACGCGAGGGCCGCAGGTACCTGGAAAAGTACCGCGATACGGCGACGAAGGTGCTCGATACGCTCCCGCTGCTCACGAAGGAGCCCCCGCTGTTCATGACGCGCGCGGATAGCGTGGGCAGCTTTACGCTTACGGGGCTCAAGCCGGGCCGTTACCGCGTGGTGGCGTTCGTGGACGTGAACGGTAACCAGAAAATCGAGCCTGCGCAGGAACTCGCGGGCGTGTGGGTGAAGGACCTCGAACTGACCGAGGAAACGAAGGATACGCTCTGGGTGGCGCTTGCCGACCAGGATACGTCCCTCCTGGAACTGGAATCGGTGAGCCAGCCTTTTGCGCATGTGCTCGAGGCGAACTTCTCGAGGCCGGTGTTCTTTGATTCCGCGTTCGCTGATACCGCGAACTGTACGCTGACTTACCCCGACGGCAGTACGGTGCACCCGAGGTACGTGTATATGGGGGCCTCGAGCAACAAGCCTCAGTTCTACTTCGATTCTATCCCCGCTCCCGAGCTTACGTACAAGTTTGCCTGTAAGTACGCGAAGGATTCTCTTTCCCGTAAGCTCGATACCCTGCGTGACGAGGTGGAATGGAACTGGGTGGAGAAGGCGAGCGATACGCTTGACCCGGTGGTTGCGAAGACTTCGCTCCGTTCGATGACAAAGTCCGCCTTCCCGGGCGATACGCTCGTGGTGGCCTACAACAAGCCGCTCGATTCGCTCAAGGAAACGTTCCATGTGGCGATAAACAAGGATACGGTGAAGGTCAACATGAAGCGCCTCGATGCCATCCGGTTCATGGCGGTGCCTGCCGAGCCCTGGCCGACCGATGCCGCGGTGGATTTCTTGATGGGTTACATGGACACGACGCTCGCGAAGGCGGATAGCAACGGCGTGCGCGATACGGTTATAGAACTCAAGTACAAGAAGTTGGTGCGCTTTGAAACCGTTCCGAAGATCAAGCTTGCGTCGCTCAAGGGCACGCTCAAGAATGCGAACCCGGGCGTGACGGTGCGACTCGCCTCTGTCGATACCAAGAAGTACTTCTACACGAAGTGCGACCACGGCGGAAAATTCGCGTTCGACAACCTGATGGAAGGCAAGTATTTTATTGACTACTACTATGCGGAAGAGGGCAGGCTTACGCCCGATGGCGGCTCCCTTTCTCCGTTCCGTTACGGAAAGCCCTGGCGTGCGCCTACCGATACGGTGCATGTGGCGAACGGCGAGAACGATATTGCAAAACTTTTGCCGGACATGCCGGCGCTTCCCTGA
- a CDS encoding Ig-like domain-containing protein translates to MGMFGTKTAVSALCLTVFGFIGAGAEPLAFPEALGFGAQVTGGRGGTVYHVTNLNDDGAGSFRDAVSQGNRIVVFDVGGIINIKTAVSIKSNITIAGQTAPGEGIAIHGGKLSTGKQSNIIIRYLRIRPGENTASEKDDALNLYDSKNVIVDHCSVELAPWNNFGGSSDNASYRVTGITVQNSLIANPIGQQFGAHIESVDGTWAWYYNAFVNTHNRNPLDKINDVFVNNILYNFEAGYTTHTSTHFNHDIVNNYFVYGPKGSNPWFQVDKNQSIYASGNMIDTDRDGKLNGGPSSIYYYQGVGEELAKPWSELTTSGPMLSAASAWRYVTSQSGVLPYDDIDSLVWYQVNTLGTAGALVKSVGAMGLKTNNGWGEVIAGKTATDSDKDGMPDYFEEAMGYDKSKDDAMTKESDGYVRIEKYINWLGAMHATAAGGKSLDFDLRTITRGFKDVSPTYSVSAAENGTVELAGDGYTARFAPKANFSGLASFKYTVKGNDNTEYTGRVEVLVEKSAGAGTDTSTVQPQDTTARDTSATDTTSIVAGDSTATDSTTLIRDIRRTRPAEMRGTVHKNYRDLKGRRFDRQIPYRVMF, encoded by the coding sequence ATGGGAATGTTTGGTACAAAAACGGCAGTTTCGGCGCTTTGCCTAACAGTGTTTGGTTTTATCGGGGCAGGTGCCGAGCCGTTGGCTTTCCCGGAGGCGCTCGGTTTTGGCGCGCAGGTCACGGGTGGCCGCGGCGGTACCGTGTATCACGTGACGAACCTGAACGATGACGGTGCGGGTTCTTTCCGCGACGCGGTGAGCCAGGGCAACCGCATTGTGGTCTTTGACGTGGGTGGCATTATCAACATCAAGACGGCGGTTTCCATCAAGAGCAACATTACCATCGCGGGGCAGACGGCTCCGGGCGAGGGAATCGCCATTCACGGCGGCAAGCTCAGTACCGGCAAGCAGAGCAACATCATCATCCGCTATTTGCGAATCCGTCCGGGCGAAAATACCGCCTCCGAAAAGGACGATGCGCTCAACCTTTACGATTCCAAGAACGTAATCGTGGACCACTGCTCGGTGGAACTGGCTCCGTGGAACAACTTCGGCGGTTCCTCGGACAACGCAAGCTACCGCGTTACGGGCATTACGGTGCAGAACTCGCTGATTGCAAACCCCATCGGGCAGCAGTTTGGGGCGCACATCGAATCGGTGGATGGCACTTGGGCTTGGTACTACAACGCCTTCGTGAACACGCACAACCGAAACCCGCTTGACAAGATTAACGACGTGTTCGTGAACAACATCCTCTACAACTTCGAGGCGGGCTACACGACGCATACGAGCACGCACTTCAATCACGACATCGTGAACAATTACTTTGTCTATGGTCCGAAGGGGAGTAACCCGTGGTTCCAGGTGGACAAGAACCAGAGTATCTACGCGAGCGGCAACATGATCGATACGGACCGCGACGGAAAACTGAACGGCGGGCCTTCGAGTATTTACTACTATCAGGGCGTGGGCGAGGAACTTGCAAAACCCTGGAGCGAACTTACGACATCGGGCCCGATGCTCAGTGCCGCAAGTGCGTGGCGCTACGTGACGTCGCAGAGCGGCGTGCTTCCGTACGACGACATCGATTCGCTGGTGTGGTACCAGGTGAATACGCTTGGAACGGCCGGTGCGCTCGTGAAGAGCGTGGGCGCGATGGGGCTCAAGACCAATAACGGCTGGGGAGAGGTGATTGCGGGGAAGACCGCGACCGATTCCGACAAGGACGGCATGCCGGATTACTTCGAAGAAGCGATGGGTTATGACAAGTCGAAAGATGACGCGATGACCAAGGAAAGCGATGGCTACGTGCGTATCGAGAAGTATATCAACTGGCTGGGTGCCATGCACGCGACGGCTGCGGGCGGGAAGTCCCTCGATTTTGACCTGCGCACGATTACGCGCGGGTTCAAGGATGTATCGCCGACCTACAGCGTCTCTGCTGCAGAAAACGGAACCGTAGAACTTGCGGGTGACGGCTATACGGCAAGGTTTGCGCCCAAGGCGAATTTCAGCGGGCTTGCTTCGTTCAAGTATACCGTGAAGGGCAACGACAATACGGAATATACGGGCCGCGTCGAGGTGCTTGTGGAAAAATCTGCCGGCGCGGGCACGGATACTTCGACTGTGCAGCCGCAGGACACGACTGCGCGCGATACCTCCGCGACCGACACGACGTCTATTGTCGCGGGTGATTCTACGGCGACGGATTCGACAACCCTTATTCGCGATATTCGCCGGACTCGCCCTGCCGAAATGCGCGGGACTGTGCATAAAAATTACCGCGACCTGAAGGGACGTCGCTTCGACAGGCAGATCCCTTACAGGGTAATGTTCTAG
- a CDS encoding adenylosuccinate synthase yields MANRVVIGSQWGDEGKAKVVDFLTLDADIIVRFQGGANAGHTVEVGDQKFVFHLIPSGIMHQDKICVIGNGVVLDPIQTLAEIADLHTKGINPEGRLFIANNAHVVLPYHSTLDKAKEKKAGKAAIGTTGRGIGPCYSDKVNRIGVRVGDLMDERELRPRVEAMAKVHNEEFTVMYDVPAIDPEVVIKDYLELGQKIKPFVTDVSEMLYKAVKAGKRLVFEGAQGTILDVDQGTYPFVTSSNTVAGYASCGAGVGPTALDEVWGVVKAYTTRVGNGPFPTELLDETGDTLRKIGNEYGATTGRNRRCGWFDAPVVRKAAVVNGLTHLAITKLDVLDTFDTVKICTHYECDGEKLDFIPNQLSKVGRCTPVYEEMPGWKCDTTKCRSYDELPENAKKYLQKMAELVDVKIGMMSIGAKRDQSIVIDKGLAKGLGL; encoded by the coding sequence ATGGCAAATCGTGTTGTAATCGGCTCCCAGTGGGGCGATGAAGGTAAGGCGAAGGTTGTTGATTTCTTGACGCTCGATGCGGATATCATCGTGCGCTTCCAGGGCGGCGCGAATGCGGGCCACACCGTCGAGGTGGGCGACCAGAAGTTCGTGTTCCACCTGATTCCCTCGGGCATCATGCACCAGGACAAGATTTGCGTCATCGGTAACGGTGTCGTGCTCGACCCCATCCAGACGCTTGCCGAGATTGCCGACCTCCACACGAAGGGAATCAACCCGGAAGGCCGCCTGTTCATTGCGAACAATGCCCACGTGGTGCTCCCGTACCACTCCACGCTCGACAAGGCGAAGGAAAAGAAGGCGGGCAAGGCTGCCATCGGCACGACGGGCCGCGGCATTGGCCCCTGCTACAGCGACAAGGTGAACCGCATCGGCGTCCGCGTGGGTGACCTCATGGACGAACGCGAACTGCGCCCCCGCGTCGAGGCGATGGCGAAGGTCCACAACGAAGAATTTACCGTGATGTACGATGTCCCGGCGATTGACCCCGAAGTGGTCATCAAGGACTACCTCGAACTCGGCCAGAAGATCAAGCCGTTCGTGACCGACGTGAGCGAGATGCTCTACAAGGCCGTGAAGGCCGGCAAGCGCCTTGTGTTCGAAGGTGCCCAGGGCACCATCCTCGACGTGGACCAGGGTACCTACCCGTTCGTGACCTCCAGCAATACGGTCGCGGGCTACGCGAGCTGCGGTGCGGGCGTCGGACCTACGGCCCTGGACGAAGTCTGGGGCGTGGTGAAGGCGTACACGACCCGCGTGGGTAACGGCCCCTTCCCGACGGAACTTCTGGACGAGACGGGCGACACGCTCCGCAAGATCGGTAACGAATATGGCGCCACCACGGGCCGCAACCGCCGTTGCGGCTGGTTCGACGCCCCGGTCGTCCGCAAGGCGGCCGTCGTGAACGGCCTCACGCACCTCGCCATCACCAAGCTCGACGTGCTCGACACCTTCGACACGGTGAAAATCTGCACCCACTACGAATGCGACGGCGAAAAGCTCGACTTTATCCCGAACCAGCTCTCGAAGGTGGGCCGCTGCACTCCGGTGTACGAGGAAATGCCCGGCTGGAAGTGCGACACGACCAAGTGCCGCAGTTACGACGAGCTCCCGGAAAACGCAAAAAAATATTTGCAGAAAATGGCTGAGCTTGTTGACGTAAAAATTGGTATGATGTCTATTGGCGCTAAGCGCGACCAGAGTATCGTAATCGATAAGGGCCTCGCGAAGGGGTTGGGTCTGTAA
- a CDS encoding copper resistance protein NlpE N-terminal domain-containing protein: MKRIVLATLCMGLFLAGCSKEEPAPLPELPKVEIPETLVGLYSGRLPCENCKARGVRMELAEDSTLLFVQTLMTDTVKVDSLRGKYSFGDGKVSVVLDDGLRLNFAVDKYGALSMLTGAGTVYLDENGMKADLIKIITAPKKKEGEVK; the protein is encoded by the coding sequence ATGAAAAGGATTGTGCTTGCGACCCTTTGTATGGGTCTATTTTTGGCTGGTTGCTCCAAGGAAGAACCGGCTCCGCTCCCCGAATTGCCGAAGGTGGAAATCCCAGAGACTCTCGTGGGCCTCTATTCGGGCAGACTCCCCTGTGAAAACTGCAAGGCCCGCGGCGTTCGCATGGAACTTGCCGAAGACAGCACGCTGCTCTTTGTGCAGACTCTCATGACCGATACGGTGAAGGTCGATTCGCTCAGAGGCAAGTACTCGTTTGGCGACGGGAAGGTTTCCGTGGTGCTCGATGACGGGCTTCGCCTGAACTTTGCGGTCGACAAGTATGGTGCGCTCTCGATGCTTACCGGTGCCGGTACAGTCTACCTCGACGAGAACGGCATGAAGGCCGACCTTATAAAGATTATTACTGCACCCAAGAAAAAGGAAGGAGAAGTAAAATGA
- a CDS encoding Crp/Fnr family transcriptional regulator produces the protein MVDSTILGLLKGVELFSELSEEQIGMLANLVVSQNFNRDETVVLEGDDSVQALYLIASGSVQVYMTGVDGRETILSFLERGDFFGEMSLIDGEPRSASVRTVTDAQLLIIHRESFLQLIRQSPEIAMGLLSELSKRLRKANRQIGSLSTMSVSGRVAGTLLNLMEERGVRIHTDNGNMVTVIHNRPTQQQLADMSGTTRETVSRICSLLVKTNAIAMTGKDIVIFDESALQEKATKG, from the coding sequence ATGGTGGACTCTACAATTCTTGGACTGCTGAAGGGCGTTGAACTCTTCTCGGAGTTGAGCGAAGAACAGATCGGGATGCTTGCCAATCTGGTGGTGTCCCAGAATTTCAACCGCGACGAGACGGTTGTGCTTGAGGGCGACGATTCGGTGCAGGCCCTGTACCTCATTGCGTCGGGCTCGGTGCAGGTCTACATGACCGGCGTCGATGGTCGCGAAACGATCCTCAGCTTCCTTGAACGCGGTGACTTCTTCGGCGAAATGTCGCTCATCGACGGCGAACCGAGGTCTGCCTCGGTGCGCACCGTGACCGACGCGCAGTTGCTCATCATCCACCGTGAATCCTTCCTGCAGCTTATCCGCCAGTCCCCCGAGATTGCGATGGGCCTCCTGAGTGAACTCAGCAAGCGCCTCCGCAAGGCGAACCGCCAGATCGGGTCGCTCTCCACGATGTCTGTTAGCGGGCGCGTGGCCGGCACTCTCCTGAACCTCATGGAAGAACGCGGCGTGCGTATCCATACCGACAACGGCAACATGGTGACGGTCATCCACAACCGCCCGACCCAGCAGCAGCTGGCTGACATGTCGGGTACTACCCGCGAGACCGTGAGCCGCATCTGCTCCCTGTTGGTGAAGACGAACGCGATTGCCATGACCGGCAAGGACATCGTCATCTTCGACGAAAGCGCCTTGCAGGAAAAGGCTACGAAGGGCTAG
- the lepB gene encoding signal peptidase I, whose product MEQNPNKFSIKKFLKSLAREIIVPIVLALVVIQYVIQAFQIPSGSMEDTLHTGDFLLGLKFTYGSPIPFTNKHFPGYAEPKPGDVVIFRYPGEPEYPDNNPARYTHLFNALMFGNFYWDHEPEAGQPHLVHFADGPKDYIKRCVAVHGDTVAVHEGRLYINGVRQDTIPGRGKWTETYRSKSPRDERETFVIPSVGDEFVLDSLPLEKLWWMRSIILQENPDSHVELELTLLKDGVEDNNFEFTDFKVPVENDRGMLLNAMFTRNRTVIQHRLTQGDTVSGAMSFSYFRELARIGFLPLFDPHAKGGFTRQVSYVGLEGSILRDLEGNVAMYSSPAVVVADSAVAQDSAGRDTLASGSVFAEPNTLPRLEIRRKLTIDGKEIDRYTVKTPLFFMMGDNRDNSADSRYWGFVNLRNIRAKASVIYFSFENDDQAFSLGNPFTWWRIPFRIRWSRIGKVIPLIER is encoded by the coding sequence ATGGAACAGAATCCGAATAAGTTCTCGATAAAGAAATTCCTGAAGTCGCTCGCGCGCGAGATAATCGTGCCTATTGTGCTTGCGCTCGTGGTAATCCAGTACGTGATTCAGGCGTTCCAGATCCCGAGCGGGTCCATGGAAGACACCTTGCATACCGGCGACTTTCTGCTGGGGCTCAAGTTCACCTACGGTTCCCCGATTCCGTTTACCAACAAGCACTTCCCTGGGTATGCCGAACCCAAGCCCGGCGACGTGGTGATTTTCCGTTACCCGGGGGAGCCGGAATACCCCGACAACAATCCCGCACGCTACACGCACCTGTTCAACGCGCTGATGTTCGGGAACTTCTACTGGGACCACGAACCCGAGGCGGGGCAGCCGCACCTGGTGCACTTCGCGGACGGCCCGAAGGACTACATCAAGCGTTGCGTCGCCGTGCATGGCGATACCGTTGCCGTACACGAGGGAAGGCTCTACATCAATGGAGTCAGGCAGGATACGATTCCCGGACGTGGCAAGTGGACCGAGACGTACCGCAGCAAGTCCCCGCGTGACGAGCGCGAGACCTTCGTGATTCCGAGTGTGGGTGACGAGTTCGTGCTGGATTCGCTCCCGCTCGAGAAACTCTGGTGGATGCGTTCCATAATCCTGCAGGAAAATCCGGATAGCCACGTGGAACTGGAACTTACGCTGTTGAAGGACGGTGTGGAGGACAACAACTTCGAGTTTACCGACTTCAAGGTGCCGGTGGAAAATGATCGCGGCATGCTCTTGAATGCGATGTTCACGCGCAACAGGACCGTAATCCAGCACAGGCTTACGCAGGGCGATACGGTGAGCGGCGCGATGAGTTTCTCGTACTTCCGCGAACTTGCACGCATCGGCTTTTTGCCGCTGTTCGACCCGCACGCGAAAGGCGGGTTTACGCGCCAGGTGAGCTATGTGGGGCTGGAAGGCTCGATACTGCGTGACCTCGAGGGCAATGTCGCGATGTACAGTTCCCCTGCGGTTGTTGTTGCGGATTCCGCTGTGGCACAGGACAGCGCCGGCAGGGATACGCTTGCTTCTGGCAGCGTGTTTGCGGAACCGAATACGCTCCCGCGTCTCGAGATTCGCCGCAAGCTCACGATTGACGGGAAGGAGATTGACCGCTATACGGTGAAGACTCCGCTGTTCTTTATGATGGGCGACAACCGCGACAATTCCGCCGATAGCCGTTACTGGGGCTTTGTGAACCTGAGGAATATCCGCGCGAAGGCTTCCGTCATCTACTTCTCCTTCGAGAACGACGACCAGGCGTTCAGCCTGGGGAATCCGTTCACCTGGTGGCGCATTCCCTTCCGTATCCGCTGGTCCCGCATTGGCAAGGTAATCCCGCTTATCGAGCGTTAA